One Fusarium falciforme chromosome 1, complete sequence genomic window carries:
- a CDS encoding 60S ribosomal protein L20, with product MNSGRLQEYEVIGRHLPTEANPSPALYRMTIFAPNETVAKSRYWYFLRGLKKVKKATGEIVSIKVLHEKHPLKVKNFGIWIRYDSRSGTHNMYKEYRELSRTDAVDSLYSDMAARHRARFRSIHDQILRVVELEKTEDVKRPYIRQLTQKGLSFPLPHRITKENTKKVFSAKRPSTFA from the exons ATGAACTCAGGTCGTCTTCAGGAATACGAGGTCATCGGGCGCCACCTGCCCACCGAGGCTAACCCTTCCCCCGCCCTCTACCGCATGACCATCTTCGCTCCCAACGAGACGGTCGCCAAGTCCCGATACTGGTACTTCTTGCGTGGTCTcaagaaggtcaagaaggccacCGGTGAGATCGTCAGCATCAAGGTG CTCCACGAGAAGCACCCTCTTAAGGTCAAGAACTTTGGCATCTGGATCCGATACGACTCTCGTTCCGGCACGCACAACATGTACAAGGAGTACCGTGAGCTGTCCCGAACAGATGCCGTCGACTCCCTCTACTCCGACATGGCTGCCCGCCACCGTGCCCGCTTCAGGTCGATCCAC GACCAGATCCTCCGCGTcgtcgagctcgagaagaCCGAGGATGTCAAGCGACCCTACATCCGCCAGCTCACTCAGAAGGGCCTGAGCTTCCCTCTCCCCCACCGAATCACCAAGGAGAACACCAAGAAGGTGTTCAGCGCGAAGCGACCATCCACTTTCGCTTAG
- a CDS encoding Abhydrolase-3 domain-containing protein, translated as MVIQRISRPWTAGRTLPICRAAAAIGRPVGGRTRCFHVAPVLMPPLIFGGLFVALWSWKCAMMVLFQNAIIYNPFLPPNARSMRIDEFSRECGGVQWREERIRSLDGTEIALCVSDMPASRTGAKKLVYILYFQGNGSSIPPRLPHLSWILRRAHDNDPSVTYTMVCLSYRGYWTSHDRPSEPGIDLDSQAALQWISQLHGSRAEGTDHKPTVVLWGQSIGCGFATNLAAKGKCPPNIKLDALVLETPFTCTRAMLQALYPQKWLPYQYLWPFLRNHLDSWTNLGMIAKRFKESPPGVYIVEAGKDELVPGDHGEKLQRRCELVGLPVERHRVRGALHNEAMVRATGKQALADSISTAAARAQHGD; from the exons ATGGTGATCCAGCGCATCTCGCGCCCTTGGACCGCCGGCAGGACGTTGCCGATAtgcagagcagcagcagcaatcggGCGGCCCGTCGGGGGACGCACGAGGTGCTTCCATGTCGCGCCTGTCCTGATGCCCCCGCTGATCTTTGGTGGCCTGTTTGTGGCTCTGTGGTCTTGGAAGTGTGCCATGATGGTGCTGTTCCAGAACGCCATCATCTACAACCCATTCCTGCCGCCCAATGCGCGGAGCATGCGCATTGATGAGTTTTCGCGCGAGTGCGGGGGCGTTCAatggagagaggagagaataCGATCTCTGGATGGGACCGAAATTGCCTTGTGCGTGTCGGATATGCCTGCGTCTCGTACTGGGGCTAAGAAGCTTGTCTACATCCTCTACTTTCAAG GAAATGGATCTTCAATACCTCCAAGACTTCCTCATCTGTCTTGGATTCTTCGTCGAGCTCACGACAACGATCCGTCAGTCACATATACTATGGTTTGTCTGAGTTATCGAGGCTATTGGACGTCTCACGATCGGCCATCTGAGCCAGGTATTGATTTGGACTCACAAGCAGCCCTGCAGTGGATATCTCAATTACACGGGTCCAGAGCAGAGGGAACTGACCATAAGCCGACAGTCGTGCTTTGGGGCCAGAGCATTGGATGCGGATTTGCCACCAATCTGGCTGCCAAAGGGAAATGCCCTCCCAACATCAAacttgatgcccttgtccTAGAGACTCCATTCACATGTACAAGAGCAATGCTGCAGGCATTATACCCCCAGAAGTGGCTCCCATACCAGTACCTGTGGCCATTCCTCCGGAACCACCTGGACAGCTGGACCAACCTCGGCATGATAGCCAAGAGGTTCAAGGAGAGCCCGCCGGGGGTTTACATCGTGGAAGCGGGGAAGGACGAGCTGGTACCCGGCGATCACGGCGAAAAGCTCCAGCGGCGCTGCGAACTCGTTGGGCTCCCAGTGGAACGGCACAGGGTGCGCGGGGCGCTGCATAATGAAGCCATGGTGAGGGCCACTGGGAAGCAGGCTCTCGCCGACTCCATCTCGACGGCCGCTGCAAGGGCCCAGCACGGAGATTGA
- a CDS encoding CSN12-like protein — protein MNTLFEQFAQAHALRNGYKLAQTLSPVPPPDDPQRLMAVWRSTNSHSVKGDIKHFIKSNTSHRQKLDHDEVTGWVDVYQSYWKAIGEILAGESGKSTWTKVYEAWKELTSVLIRGYNSHGFEAWTIPSLYMVGKYLRLFAIKSDEERQTQSLSGAPGASLMDDDFDPQTEGQLQLRDCEGHLKRIFSLCLNDRAPLEESRKWGIYFVINLLFKTYFKLNSASLSRTIIKTLSVYNDKGDMPALEMFPKSQRVTFKFYEGVLRFLEEDYFAAESHLNEAWNLCHRDAITQSERILTYLIPCRLITSHVLPTKTLLENYPRLQELFLPLARCIKSGNLKEFDEALKSGEDEFVKRRIYLTLERGRDIALRNLLRKVFIAGGYDEPKEGDTAPVRRTRIPVTEFQAAISMSSGQMIEGDEVECLLANMIYKELMKGYIARERGIVVLSKKGAFPGTGV, from the exons ATGAATACCCTGTTCGAGCAGTTTGCGCAGGCTCATGCCTTGCGAAACGGCTACAAGCTAGCTCAAACTTTATCTCCTGTTCCTCCACCAGATGACCCTCAACGGCTGATGGCTGTATGGCGTAGTACGAATTCTCACAGCGTCAAGGGTGATATCAAGCACTTCATCAAATCAAACACTTCCCATCGACAGAAGTTGGACCATGATGAGGTGACGGGCTGGGTGGATGTCTACCAGTCCTACTGGAAGGCAATTGGTGAAATTTTGGCTGGGGAAAGTGGCAAG TCTACATGGACAAAAGTGTACGAGGCTTGGAAGGAACTGACCTCTGTGCTTATTCGCGGATACAACTCACACGGATTCGAAGCGTGGACGATCCCATCTCTCTACATGGTGGGCAAGTACCTGCGACTGTTCGCCATCAAATCCGACGAGGAACGCCAAACTCAATCTCTGAGTGGTGCCCCTGGAGCCTcattgatggatgatgacttCGATCCTCAAACCGAAGGGCAGCTCCAACTACGAGACTGCGAGGGCCACCTCAAGCGAATCTTTTCCCTGTGTCTAAACGACAG AGCCCCATTAGAAGAATCCAGGAAATGGGGAATTTACTTcgtcatcaacctcctcttcAAAACTTACTTCAAGCTTAACTCGGCATCGTTATCAAgaaccatcatcaagacctTGTCTGTGTACAACGACAAGGGAGACATGCCCGCCCTCGAAATGTTCCCAAAGTCTCAACGAGTGACATTCAAATTTTACGAGGGAGTCTTGCGTTTCCTAGAAGAGGACTACTTTGCG GCGGAATCCCACCTCAACGAGGCATGGAACTTATGCCACAGAGATGCCATCACCCAATCTGA ACGAATCCTGACCTACCTCATCCCTTGCCGCCTTATCACCAGCCATGTCCTCCCCACCAAGACTCTCTTGGAAAACTACCCCCGACTACAGGAACTCTTCCTCCCGCTGGCCCGATGCATCAAATCCGGAAACCTGAAGGAATTTGACGAAGCCCTGAAAAGTGGCGAAGACGAATTCGTCAAGCGGCGCATCTACCTGACGCTCGAGCGGGGCAGAGATATCGCCTTGCGTAACCTGCTGCGTAAGGTCTTTATCGCCGGCGGCTACGATGAGCCAAAAGAGGGCGACACGGCTCCCGTGCGTCGTACCCGCATCCCGGTGACGGAATTCCAGGCGGCCATTAGCATGAGCAGCGGCCAGATGATCGAGGGTGACGAGGTTGAGTGCCTACTGGCCAACATGATTTACAAG GAATTGATGAAAGGTTATATCGCTAGGGAGCGAGGCATTGTGGTTCTCTCCAAGAAGGGTGCTTTCCCCGGCACAGGAGTGTGA
- a CDS encoding N-acetyltransferase domain-containing protein — MEPAPIEFITVKTTLPKLPFPSNDEREPFRTERLLMRPLAEDDFEALRVLRTQPEVMVWFTQGRPDKDVEETKKALALNLPPNDLERYNWAICLVETGEFIGIAGNGMWSGELGWPEVGYSLLKEHWGKGYITEFLRGYLPQWWALPREEVELKVDKNSVRGDGSLEKECLVAITVDDNAASQNVLRKCGFDLVTAWEEPDLRDLSKMVTLYGFVAQKEKSPST; from the coding sequence ATGGAGCCAGCCCCAATCGAGTTCATCACGGTCAAGACGACACTCCCAAAACTACCTTTTCCCTCAAACGATGAGCGAGAGCCTTTTCGAACGGAGCGCCTACTGATGCGGCCCCTCGCAGAGGATGACTTTGAGGCGCTGCGCGTCCTCCGTACACAGCCCGAGGTCATGGTGTGGTTCACGCAGGGTAGGCCAGACAAGGATGTCGAAGAAACCAAAAAGGCACTCGCCCTTAATCTGCCCCCGAACGATCTTGAACGATACAACTGGGCCATCTGTCTTGTTGAGACGGGAGAGTTCATCGGCATCGCAGGAAACGGCATGTGGAGCGGAGAGCTGGGCTGGCCTGAGGTGGGATACAGCCTCTTGAAGGAGCACTGGGGCAAAGGCTACATCACAGAGTTTCTGAGGGGTTACCTCCCTCAGTGGTGGGCACTCCCGAGGGAGGAGGTCGAGCTCAAGGTGGACAAGAACTCGGTCCGCGGGGATGGAAGTCTCGAGAAAGAGTGCTTAGTAGCCATTACAGTGGACGACAACGCAGCGAGCCAGAACGTGCTGCGAAAGTGTGGGTTCGACTTGGTGACGGCGTGGGAGGAGCCCGATCTCAGGGATTTGAGCAAGATGGTTACCCTGTATGGATTTGTTGCACAGAAGGAAAAATCTCCATCAACATGA
- a CDS encoding Zn(2)-C6 fungal-type domain-containing protein, with protein MSAREDRPAKVLSCSSCRTRKIKCDKVQPACTQCSRFGLECVYPSRKPTRRAPRPRQSELLDRISRLETIVNLADPSKLKQLDEDTRSASIATTLSATLEDQCQESQDAATHAANAQAGEKYLSAGFWRNLCSEVEGIRQALDQPSEDDEEEAEGDSPESVDPAPPAPTAPSGFLLGNPYYNEREPLKHPSPDMMIRLWTIYSRSVDPLVKILHRPTITKQIQSHIDTSSTYSFSLSTNAVMFSIYFCAAACLRPEDCQKQLGENKAELTARYRIAAERALAEADYLNTNELETLQALTLYTSMIRVYSHNRSSWALTSLVIRVAQGMGLDRDGDGHRYTPFVAEMRRRLWHFIVVLDVRGSEDRGSDAILTRARFDTVLPTPIDDDYFGPDSTGPLVPKSTPADNVICMCTAMCSSIFGLLSHPHFNAAGEAEHFLYTEDELIAHIRLLENTFIHTARPSHLPSMYASEIARVVILKLWLNIQYPFNGGPAPDRPRVSKETMLRTAVSIMELRERMTKDQWEDRFAWWTDTYVQWHPLAVALAELCVQTEGELVDRAWVVVDRNFPASRNHIADTATGSLWRPIKKLLKKARTARAEALLKGLNLNTTSTMPLIPPTQTITQPMLCETTTAQSTIPPLAQYDTSVMDPSILFEYPPELLNLNLGQGMEQGAPMEWSFWTEFYNDTQMDNSPDGSGTGEST; from the coding sequence ATGAGCGCGAGAGAAGACCGACCCGCAAAGGTCCTCAGCTGCTCGAGCTGTAGGACCCGCAAGATCAAGTGCGACAAGGTACAGCCCGCCTGCACTCAGTGCTCTCGCTTCGGACTTGAGTGCGTCTATCCCTCGAGGAAGCCTACCCGTCGCGCGCCGAGGCCGCGTCAGAGCGAGCTGCTGGATCGGATCAGTCGCCTTGAGACCATTGTTAATCTGGCGGATCCCTCCAAGCTGAAGCAGCTCGATGAGGACACGCGGTCCGCGTCCATCGCCACAACGTTATCTGCCACCCTGGAAGACCAATGTCAGGAATCGCAGGATGCTGCTACACACGCCGCGAATGCCCAGGCCGGGGAAAAGTACCTCAGCGCTGGCTTCTGGAGGAATCTGTGCTCTGAAGTCGAGGGGATCCGGCAAGCGCTCGATCAACCCTCtgaagacgatgaggaggaggcagaaGGCGATAGCCCAGAGTCCGTTGACCCGGCGCCTCCAGCACCCACAGCACCGTCAGGCTTCTTGCTCGGAAATCCATATTATAATGAGCGGGAACCCCTGAAGCACCCTTCTCCAGATATGATGATACGGCTCTGGACTATCTATTCCCGCAGTGTCGATCCCCTCGTCAAGATCCTACACCGTCCTACCATCACCAAACAGATCCAATCACATATCGATACTTCATCAACATATTCTTTCAGCCTCTCAACAAACGCCGTAATGTTTTCCATCTACTTTTGCGCCGCCGCATGTCTCAGGCCGGAGGACTGTCAGAAGCAACTGGGCGAGAACAAGGCCGAATTAACTGCTCGGTATCGCATCGCCGCTGAGCGAGCGCTCGCTGAAGCAGATtacctcaacaccaatgaACTAGAGACACTGCAAGCCCTGACGCTCTACACTTCCATGATTCGTGTCTACTCTCATAATCGATCATCTTGGGCTCTCACATCTCTCGTCATTCGCGTAGCTCAAGGGATGGGCCTCGATCGCGATGGAGACGGTCATCGCTATACTCCCTTTGTAGCAGAGATGAGACGTCGATTGTGGCACTTTATCGTTGTTCTTGACGTTCGCGGCTCTGAGGACAGAGGCTCTGATGCCATCCTCACCCGGGCACGCTTCGATACTGTGCTACCAACACCGATCGACGACGACTACTTTGGTCCAGATTCAACCGGACCTCTTGTCCCAAAGTCGACTCCCGCCGACAACGTCATATGCATGTGCACAGCTATGTGCTCAAGCATATTTGGCCTCCTTTCACATCCCCATTTCAACGCAGCAGGAGAAGCAGAGCACTTCCTGTACACAGAAGACGAACTCATAGCACACATCCGACTCCTCGAAAACACATTCATCCACACTGCCCGACCCTCTCACCTCCCCTCCATGTACGCCTCCGAAATCGCCCGCGTTGTCATACTCAAGCTGTGGCTCAACATCCAGTACCCCTTCAATGGCGGACCAGCCCCAGATCGGCCCCGCGTCTCCAAGGAGACGATGCTGCGTACCGCCGTGTCCATCATGGAACTGCGTGAGCGTATGACAAAGGACCAATGGGAAGACCGGTTTGCCTGGTGGACAGATACATATGTGCAATGGCATCCTCTGGCGGTTGCGCTGGCTGAGTTGTGTGTCCAGACAGAGGGCGAGCTGGTGGACAGGGCATGGGTTGTCGTGGATCGCAACTTTCCTGCATCAAGAAATCATATTGCCGATACTGCGACGGGCTCGCTCTGGCGACCTATCAAGAAGTTGTTGAAAAAGGCAAGAACAGCAAGGGCAGAGGCTCTCTTGAAGGgtctcaacctcaacaccacatcAACGATGCCATTGATCCCTCCCACACAGACAATCACTCAACCTATGTTGTGCGAGACAACAACCGCGCAGTCAACAATACCTCCCTTGGCACAATACGACACCAGTGTCATGGATCCCTCAATATTGTTCGAGTATCCACCAGAGCtactcaacctcaacctagGCCAAGGAATGGAACAAGGCGCCCCCATGGAGTGGTCATTTTGGACAGAGTTTTACAACGATACGCAGATGGACAATTCACCGGACGGGAGCGGTACAGGAGAATCGACTTGA